A segment of the Thermodesulfobacteriota bacterium genome:
GGCAGGCGAAGCAGTCCACCGGCGTCTCCGCCACGCCAGCGGCCACCACGGCGTCGTAGGTGTCGTTGTGACAGACCTGACAGCCCCGGTTCAGGTTGAAGCAGGTGAAGTTGGGTGTGTCGATGCAGGCCTGGTAGGCGGCCTCGGGAGAGGCATACAGACCCTGGTGCTGGTCGTAGACGTTGGCCACATGGCATTGGCCGCAACTGGCATCGGGCAGCACGGTCCGGTTGTGGGCCGGCTGATGGGGGATCTGTCTGGTGCTCCCGGCGTGACACGGCACGCAGCTCGACAGCACGGCGTGGTTGTTGTGGCAGGTGGCGCAGTCCACGGCCAGGGCGAAGGCCGGGCTCGAAGAGCCGGCGAGCAGGGCCAGCACGAAGAGCGTGGCGAGTCCAAGGCCGTTGCCTGCCATCAACAAACCGGTACAGGTCCTGTTCATTGTTGCCCTCCGGTACAGCCGTGCCTGTGCGAAGATCATGTCGCCCATGCTGCCTGATCGCTGGATGGAATGGCCGAGCCTGGCCTGGGGACCAGGCGCCGCAGAGGAGGCGCCGCCGTCCGCCTTCAAGATGACCTGCCGGGGAGAAGCCAGTTGTTGTCCGATCAGGTAGTCGGGAATTGCGCCGCCTGTGGCTGCCCTCTTCCGGGGCCGGCCAGCTGGCGGCGACCAGGACATCTCTCCCGTGGACGGGCCAAGGGGACCCTGGAGAGATGGAATTCCTAGCCGGACACTAAGAAAACTCCGGGGTTTTCTGGTCCGCAATTGGTGGAACGTTCATTTTCGAGGCAAGCACTTGCTGCCGGCGACTAAGCGCCTGGGCCTGGAAACCGAGCAGCAACAGGGCCGGGAAGCCCCAGGAAATCGCACCGGCGGCAGGGGGAAGGGCAGCTGTCAGGCGGCCAGGAGAGCCGGCTGACAGGCTGAAACACCACCGACTTGCCCGTTGTCCTCTGGCCGGGGAGACCGGAGCACGAAAACGGTTCGGGCTTGCCGTCAAGTTGCTAGCATGAACCATGCCAAGGGTGAGGTGGCCCGGGGCGGCCGGGCAGATACCCGGGCGCGGATGGGTGCCAGGCGGCGCGGGATCAGGGAGCGGCGGGACAAGGCAGCGCCGGACAGGCAGCCGGCGCCGGCCCCAGGCTGCAATTTTTTTTCTTCCTAGGTGAGAAAAATTCTTATTATCGGGACGGGGGGGGGCGAAGACAGCCGGGGCCGGGCCCGGCGATCAGGCAGGGGGGCGGCCAGCCGGTTGGGACGCTGGCCGCAGCAGCAGGAAGGGCGTGCTCAGTAACGCTGGTAGGGTGGCATGTTGGTGCGGCGGGCCAGCTCGCGCACCGGCTCGAAGTCGGCGTCGGTGATCGGCTCGTAGCCGTCCACCAGGGCCCGGGCCAGGATCCGTACCCGCTCGCCGCCCACCTCCACGGTATCCTCCGGGGTGAGGGCCAGGACCGCCTCGCCAAAGGCCTTGGCCAGCCGCTCGTCCACCTTCTGGGTATAGCCGAAGTTGCAGTAGGGAATGGCCGGCGCCCGGGCGATGATCCGCAGCTCGTCGGGTCCCAGACGGCCGTCGTCCACCATGGTCTCGATGTCGTCCAGGGGGATGGAGCCGGCATCGAACCGGCCGAACAGGACGCCGTAGATCACCTTCTCGTGCTTGAAGGAGCCGGACGGGATGGCGTAATAGGCCAGATCGGTCTCCGGGTCGAGGCCGCTGTCCATGAGCAGGGCAACCTGACTCATGAAGCCGGTGGGCGCCAGCATGGGCCCGAAGGCCATGGTGCGGCCTTTGAGATCCGCCACGCCGTGGATGGCGCTGTCGGCCCGCACCATGATCACCCCCTGGGAGCGGAAGCCCAGGGAGCCCTTGCGCTCGGCCGCCAGGACCTCGACCCCGTGCAGGCGCTGCAGGATCACATAGAGGAGGGAGTTGGTGTGGGTGAAGTGGAGGCCCTCCACCTCCCGGGTGAAGTCGACGGTATCGATGGCCGCGGCCTCCAGGCGGATGCCCAACTTTCGCTCCAGATAGGCGGTCATGGCCGTGAAGCGGGCCAGGGTCTCCTTCTCCGAGTTGCAGATCATGTAGCCGATCCGGTAAACCGGGCCGCTGAGCTCCTTGCCGGCTGGCGCTTGGCTCTGGCAGCCGGCAAGGGCGGCCAGAGCCAGCAGTGCCCACACGAGACGCTTCATGGCTGACCTCCGGACGGGGCGCCGGGCCGTCCAGCGGTGCGCTGGCGCAAGGCCTCCAGGGCAGCGGCCAGCGCAGTCCGCTCCTGGGGGTCGGCTGCGGGCTGGCCTGCGGCCAAGCCTTCCCGGTAGGCGGCCTCGGCACCTGGCAGATCACCCTGGGCCTCCAGGGCCTGACCCAGGTGAAGATGGACCGCCAGGTCACCGGGCCGCGCCCGGCGGGCGGCGGCAAAGGACCGGACCGCGTCGGCGGGCCGGCCCTGGGCGGCCTGCACCAGGCCAAGCCCGTCCAGGGCATCGGCGTCGTCGGCCTGCGCCGCAAGAACGCGGCGCAGCTCCGCCTCGGCATCGCCCAGCCGGCCGAGCCGGAACAGCACCATGGCCAGCTTGTTGCGGGTTGCGGTGTCCTCGGGCTGGAATTCCAGGAGGATCCGGTATTCCATCTCGGCCACCGGATCCGGGGTGTCGTCCGGGTCGATGTGGGCCAGGGCCGGGGGAGCGCTGCCGGCCAGGGCCAGGAGCAGCGCCAGCAGGGCGGGCCGGCAGCGGCCGGCAGGGCGTCCCATGGCGGTCCTCAGATGAGCTTCTTGGCCCGCAGCCAGTCCCGGGCCACGTTGTTGGGCTTGTTGCCGGACTGGACCTCGCCGACCAGGCCGGCAAAGGCCGCATCGTCGATGGCGCCAGCCAGCTTGTTGAGCACCCGGGGCAGGAGGGGAAAGTTGGCCAGCACATCCTGGCGCAGCACAGGGGCGCTCACCGTGGTGGGGCCCCCTTCCTGGGCCGAGCGGAAGCCGAAGGGGTTGAGCCACACCAGGCCCAGCTCCTTTTCATAGGCCTCCTTGGCAGCCAGGTACTCGGCATTGGCCTCGGGAAGCCGCTCCTGCTTGAGCATCGCCATGGCGCTGGCGGTGTCCTCCACCAGGATGTCCGCCCGCTCCTCCTCGTTGGCTGAGCGCAAGGCCTGGTAGAGCTTGGCCCGGTCGTCGAAGAAGCGGATCTTGACCGTGGTGCCGGTGCGCTCGTTGATGAGCTGGGCCACCAGCTCGGCCAGCACCCGGCCCTGCGGGGTATCGACCGTGCCGACAAAGAGAAAACGGCCGACGCAGGCCCACGCCTGGCCGGTCAGAAGGACGGCGAGTCCGGCTATGCCGGCCAACAGGAGACAACGCCTGGTCATGATGGCACCTCCGATCAGGGAGCCGGCGCCGGCCGTGCCGATCAGCCGGCCGCCGCACCAAGGCTCTGCAGGGAGTGGTACAGGGTGTAAAGCCCCAGGCCGGTGATCACCAGGGCGCTCACCAGGCCGATCTTCTGGGCCAGCCCCAGGTTTTCGCCCACCATTTCGGTCAGCCGGCCGGCCTGGGAGAGGACAACGCCGACGGTCATCATGACGATGCCCAGGCCCAGGCTGAAGGCGAGCGCCACTGCCAGCCCCTCGGCGATGCGGCCCGAGCCCACCGCTGCCAGAAGGGTGGCGATGGCCGCCGGGCACGGCACCAGCCCCCCGGACATGCCCAGCAGGAAGAGCTGCCACCGGCTGGCCCCGGCCGGGCTCGCCAGCCCATGGCCGCCGTGCCCGTGGCCGCCATGCCCGTGCGCATGCCCCAGCTCGTGGCCGTACCCCCCGTGGCTATGCTCATGTCCGTGCTGCCGTCCGTGCCCATGTCCGTGCTCCAGTCCGTGTGCAGCCTGCCCCTGCCCCTGCCCAAGCCCGCCCAGCAGATGCCGGTGGCTGTGTCCCACCTTGCCGGTAGCATGGCGGTACAGCTGCCAGATGCCGACGCCCAGGATGATGACCGCGGAGACCAGGCCAAGGCTGCCATGGAGCTGGGCTTCGGTGTACGACCGGGCCAGGACCTTCGCCACCACCCCCAGGACGATGACGCTGAAGGTGTGGGTGAAGGTGGCCACCAGCCCCAGAACGATGCCGTCCAGGGCCCGGCCCCGGGAGCCGATCATGTAGGCGGCGATCAGGCTCTTGCCATGGCCCGGCTCGAAGGCGTGCAGGGCGCCCAGCCAGATTGCGGTGACGTACAGCCCCAGATTGTCCATGCTGCTCCTTCGTGATCAGTAAGGTCTGTTGCCGGCGGCTGGCTCAAAAGACCTGGGCATCCGAAAGCCGGCAACAGCCATCGGCGCCGGCCAGGGGGCAGGGCCGATCCGGGGCCTGCGCCAGGGTCGCCAGCTGGCGGCCGGCCTCGGCCACCAGCCGGTCCACCAGGAAGGCGGCCTGGCCCAGGGCCGCTTCGGGCCTGAGGTCGCCCCCCAGCTCTTCCCGCCGGAAGCGGCCGGCCACCTCCGGCAGCTGGGCCAGGGCCTCGGCCAGGGAGCAGCCGCGGTCGTGGGCAGCCATGGCTGCCTGGTAGATCAGCCGGTGGGCGGTCTGCTTGCCCAGTACCGTGCCCAGCCGGAACATCAAGGCCTCGCTGTTGATCCGCTCCGCCGCGGCCCGGGCATTGGCCGCCATCCGCTCCCGGTCCACGGTCAGGCCCGCCAGAACCTGGCGGCTGAGGGCGGTGCAGGCGCTGGCATAGAGGCCGGCGGCGGCAAGGGCCGCCCACTCCAGGCGCACCGCCCGGTAGTCCCGCTCGTGCTCGCCCACCAAAGTGTCGAAGCCCACGCCGGCGGCGCTCTTCACCAGCCGGGCCAGCACCACGATCTGCTCGCAGGTCTCGGGGTTTCTCTTGTGGGGCATGGTGGAGCTGCCGATCTTGCCGAAATGGAAGGGCTCGGCCAGCTCGCCGATCTCGTCCCGGGCCAGCTGGCAGATCTCGTTGGCGATCCGCGCCAGGCCACCGGTGACCAGGGCCAGCACCGCGGTCAGCTCGGCGCTGCGATCCCGGGCCGCATGCCAGCTGGTGGCCGGCACCGCCAGGCCGAGCCTGCCGGCAAAACGGGCCAGAAGCTCCTCCGCCTGGGGCCCCAGGGAGGCCA
Coding sequences within it:
- a CDS encoding adenylosuccinate lyase family protein translates to MTASCLPRAHIVDSFLFGNGYASPEARRIFCDRRRLQRWLEVEVALAASQAELGIIPQAAAEALAASADLGRFDLGAIRADLATSSHSLIPLLRAWQALTPGEAGEWLHFGATTQDIQDTAQSLELRELCDLVDRDLVQIGRLLAALAAEHRATLMVGRTHGQQALPYTFGLKAAGWLDELTRNRERLAACRQRLLVAQLFAGVGTMASLGPQAEELLARFAGRLGLAVPATSWHAARDRSAELTAVLALVTGGLARIANEICQLARDEIGELAEPFHFGKIGSSTMPHKRNPETCEQIVVLARLVKSAAGVGFDTLVGEHERDYRAVRLEWAALAAAGLYASACTALSRQVLAGLTVDRERMAANARAAAERINSEALMFRLGTVLGKQTAHRLIYQAAMAAHDRGCSLAEALAQLPEVAGRFRREELGGDLRPEAALGQAAFLVDRLVAEAGRQLATLAQAPDRPCPLAGADGCCRLSDAQVF
- a CDS encoding sulfite exporter TauE/SafE family protein gives rise to the protein MDNLGLYVTAIWLGALHAFEPGHGKSLIAAYMIGSRGRALDGIVLGLVATFTHTFSVIVLGVVAKVLARSYTEAQLHGSLGLVSAVIILGVGIWQLYRHATGKVGHSHRHLLGGLGQGQGQAAHGLEHGHGHGRQHGHEHSHGGYGHELGHAHGHGGHGHGGHGLASPAGASRWQLFLLGMSGGLVPCPAAIATLLAAVGSGRIAEGLAVALAFSLGLGIVMMTVGVVLSQAGRLTEMVGENLGLAQKIGLVSALVITGLGLYTLYHSLQSLGAAAG
- a CDS encoding tetratricopeptide repeat protein, with the protein product MGRPAGRCRPALLALLLALAGSAPPALAHIDPDDTPDPVAEMEYRILLEFQPEDTATRNKLAMVLFRLGRLGDAEAELRRVLAAQADDADALDGLGLVQAAQGRPADAVRSFAAARRARPGDLAVHLHLGQALEAQGDLPGAEAAYREGLAAGQPAADPQERTALAAALEALRQRTAGRPGAPSGGQP
- a CDS encoding phosphate/phosphite/phosphonate ABC transporter substrate-binding protein, with the translated sequence MKRLVWALLALAALAGCQSQAPAGKELSGPVYRIGYMICNSEKETLARFTAMTAYLERKLGIRLEAAAIDTVDFTREVEGLHFTHTNSLLYVILQRLHGVEVLAAERKGSLGFRSQGVIMVRADSAIHGVADLKGRTMAFGPMLAPTGFMSQVALLMDSGLDPETDLAYYAIPSGSFKHEKVIYGVLFGRFDAGSIPLDDIETMVDDGRLGPDELRIIARAPAIPYCNFGYTQKVDERLAKAFGEAVLALTPEDTVEVGGERVRILARALVDGYEPITDADFEPVRELARRTNMPPYQRY
- a CDS encoding glycine betaine ABC transporter substrate-binding protein, translating into MTRRCLLLAGIAGLAVLLTGQAWACVGRFLFVGTVDTPQGRVLAELVAQLINERTGTTVKIRFFDDRAKLYQALRSANEEERADILVEDTASAMAMLKQERLPEANAEYLAAKEAYEKELGLVWLNPFGFRSAQEGGPTTVSAPVLRQDVLANFPLLPRVLNKLAGAIDDAAFAGLVGEVQSGNKPNNVARDWLRAKKLI